A window from Triticum aestivum cultivar Chinese Spring chromosome 6D, IWGSC CS RefSeq v2.1, whole genome shotgun sequence encodes these proteins:
- the LOC123141357 gene encoding nicotianamine synthase 1-like has protein sequence MDAQNKEVAALIEKIAGLQAAIAALPSLSPSPEVDRLFTDLVTACVPPSSVDVTKLSPEHQRMREALIRLCSAAEGKLEAHYADLLATFDNPLDHLGRFPYYSNYVNLSRLEYELLARHVPGIAPARVAFVGSGPLPFSSFVLAAHHLPDAHFDNYDLCGAANERARKLFGASEDGVGARMKFHTADVADLTQELGAYDVVFLAALVGMAAEEKAKVIAHLGAHMVEGASLVVRSAHGARGFLYPIVDPEDIRRGGFEVLAVHHPEGEVINSVIVARKAVDAQLSGPQNGDAHARGAVPLVSPPCSFSTKMEAGALEKSEELATKELAF, from the coding sequence ATGGATGCCCAGAACAAGGAGGTCGCTGCTCTGATCGAGAAGATCGCCGGTCTCCAGGCCGCCATCGCCGCGCTGCCGTCGCTGAGCCCGTCCCCCGAGGTCGACAGGCTCTTCACCGACCTCGTCACCGCGTGCGTCCCGCCGAGCTCCGTCGACGTGACGAAGCTCAGCCCGGAGCACCAGAGGATGCGGGAGGCGCTCATCCGCCTCTGCTCCGCCGCCGAGGGGAAGCTCGAGGCGCACTACGCCGACCTGCTCGCCACCTTCGACAACCCGCTCGACCACCTCGGCCGCTTCCCCTACTACAGCAACTACGTCAACCTCAGCAGGCTGGAGTACGAGCTCCTGGCGCGCCACGTGCCGGGCATCGCGCCGGCGCGCGTCGCCTTCGTCGGCTCCGGCCCGCTGCCGTTCAGCTCCTTCGTCCTCGCCGCCCACCATCTGCCCGACGCGCACTTCGATAACTACGACCTGTGCGGCGCGGCGAACGAGCGCGCCAGGAAGCTGTTCGGCGCGAGCGAGGACGGCGTGGGCGCGCGCATGAAGTTCCACACGGCGGACGTCGCCGACCTCACGCAGGAGCTCGGCGCGTACGACGTGGTCTTCCTCGCCGCGCTCGTCGGCATGGCGGCCGAGGAGAAGGCCAAGGTGATAGCCCACCTGGGCGCGCACATGGTGGAGGGGGCGTCCCTGGTCGTGCGGAGCGCGCACGGCGCGCGCGGCTTCCTGTACCCCATCGTCGACCCGGAGGACATCAGGCGGGGCGGGTTCGAGGTGCTGGCCGTGCACCACCCCGAAGGTGAGGTGATCAACTCTGTCATCGTCGCCCGTAAGGCCGTCGACGCGCAGCTCAGTGGGCCGCAGAACGGGGACGCGCACGCACGGGGCGCGGTGCCGCTGGTGAGCCCGCCATGCAGCTTCTCCACCAAGATGGAGGCGGGCGCGCTTGAGAAGAGCGAGGAGTTGGCCACCAAAGAGCTGGCCTTTTGA